A stretch of the Vulcanisaeta souniana JCM 11219 genome encodes the following:
- a CDS encoding carbamoyltransferase family protein: MTVVIGFNWPVEHDNAVAVIVDGELVFASEEERWTRHKHSPREPPINALKQAFQYLKKKYGIKPKEVDAYAVNFGPELMPSKFRRDLLLSNLLNLLGIREFRSYWRRSGRSKPLIEFSLELFRYYLRADYLSFAEHMIRFVVHDLGEEVPGEVRVVPVPHHLAHAASAYYFSGFTNATVLTVDGSGEFESTVVWRVKNGEFEKVVSLPTYYGSLGLLYEEVSWTIGYDHLEGPGKVMGLAPYGQRSKYYEKLRSYFRFDDGDYPYYITVDGSRPRVLKDADYREPYRFISNSLFNGRVPWDPRGDLNRDAVDLAWAVQAITEEAMLRLAEWAREHTNEQYLALAGGVALNAKANMVIHYAKLFSDLFIFPAANDAGTTVGAAAYVYEHILGGKMKRQRLRTGYLGPEYSDDEVRKVVERSRFKAEYIGDDVNEVAELVSKGYVIAWYQGRAELGPRALGNRSIVADPRRADMWRVVNNIKGREWWRPLAPSLLVEGAGKYFIDPVPHQFMILMFRFREGMKEVVPAVYHVDGTARPQTVAKDENPTWYELIRAFKDITGEGIILNTSFNLAGEPLVETPQNALKSYALGGFDAIYMQGWLIRKR; this comes from the coding sequence ATGACTGTTGTCATAGGTTTTAATTGGCCTGTGGAGCATGATAATGCCGTTGCCGTCATTGTTGATGGTGAGCTTGTCTTTGCCAGTGAGGAGGAGAGGTGGACAAGGCACAAACACTCGCCAAGAGAACCACCAATAAACGCCCTAAAACAAGCCTTTCAATACTTAAAGAAGAAGTATGGAATTAAGCCGAAGGAAGTAGATGCATATGCGGTAAATTTTGGCCCAGAATTAATGCCCAGTAAATTTAGACGAGATCTTCTCTTAAGTAATTTATTAAATCTACTTGGTATTCGGGAATTCAGGAGTTATTGGCGTAGGAGCGGTAGAAGCAAGCCCCTCATAGAATTTAGCCTTGAATTATTTAGATATTACCTTCGTGCCGATTATTTGTCGTTTGCTGAGCATATGATTAGGTTTGTTGTTCATGATCTTGGTGAGGAGGTTCCGGGTGAGGTTAGGGTTGTTCCTGTTCCTCATCACCTTGCCCATGCTGCCTCTGCCTATTATTTCAGTGGTTTTACTAATGCCACTGTATTGACTGTTGATGGTAGTGGTGAGTTTGAGTCTACGGTTGTTTGGAGGGTGAAGAACGGTGAGTTTGAGAAGGTGGTGTCATTACCAACTTATTATGGTTCTCTTGGTCTTCTTTATGAGGAGGTTTCTTGGACGATTGGTTATGATCATCTTGAGGGTCCTGGTAAGGTCATGGGGTTGGCGCCCTACGGTCAGAGGTCGAAGTATTACGAGAAGTTGAGGTCCTACTTTAGATTCGATGATGGTGATTACCCGTATTACATAACTGTTGATGGTTCTAGGCCTAGGGTTTTGAAGGATGCCGATTATAGGGAACCATATAGATTTATCTCAAATTCGCTATTCAATGGGAGGGTTCCCTGGGATCCCCGTGGTGATTTGAATAGGGATGCTGTTGACTTGGCTTGGGCTGTTCAGGCAATTACCGAGGAGGCCATGCTTAGGCTTGCCGAGTGGGCTAGGGAGCACACTAACGAGCAGTACCTGGCTTTGGCTGGTGGTGTGGCTCTTAATGCCAAGGCTAACATGGTCATTCATTACGCAAAACTATTCAGTGACTTGTTCATATTCCCTGCAGCCAATGATGCTGGGACAACGGTTGGTGCCGCTGCCTACGTTTATGAGCATATTCTTGGTGGTAAGATGAAGAGACAGAGGTTAAGGACTGGCTACCTTGGCCCTGAGTATAGTGATGATGAGGTTAGGAAGGTCGTTGAGCGTAGTAGGTTCAAAGCGGAGTACATTGGTGATGATGTTAATGAGGTTGCTGAGTTGGTGAGTAAGGGCTACGTAATTGCCTGGTACCAGGGTAGGGCTGAGCTTGGGCCAAGGGCACTGGGCAATAGGTCAATCGTGGCTGACCCGAGGAGAGCCGACATGTGGAGGGTAGTAAATAACATTAAGGGTCGTGAGTGGTGGAGACCACTGGCCCCATCACTACTCGTTGAGGGTGCAGGCAAGTACTTCATTGATCCGGTGCCGCATCAATTCATGATACTGATGTTCAGGTTTAGGGAGGGAATGAAGGAAGTCGTGCCAGCCGTATACCACGTTGATGGCACGGCAAGACCGCAGACCGTTGCCAAGGACGAGAACCCGACTTGGTACGAACTCATAAGGGCATTCAAGGACATAACAGGCGAGGGCATTATACTAAACACAAGCTTCAACCTAGCAGGAGAACCACTGGTGGAGACGCCGCAGAACGCCTTGAAATCCTACGCACTGGGAGGGTTCGACGCAATATACATGCAGGGGTGGTTAATAAGAAAGAGGTAA